The Bacteroidia bacterium genomic sequence TTTGGCATGGTGGAACGAATTGCCTATGGTTGGTTTCCCTATTTATATGGTCACTACCGATTAGATATGGGACATGCATTTAAACTAGGAGCCAGAGTGAGTTATGGTGGATATGGAGGTGTAAGTGTAGGTTTATTTCTGGATAAAAAATTTGGAAAACATGTGGCTATCGGATTGGGTAGTCCGGCACTAGAAGGATTTATTCTTTCTAAGATTGGGAATGGGCAATCGGCCATGATAAACATAAGAGGACTATTTTGATGCAGTTAGACAATAGCATATTAAAGAGTTTACCCGGAATTACGCATACTGATTCAGGTTCATTTTTTTTAATGGCCGGACCATGTGTGGTAGAGAGTCAAGCATTGTGCGAAGAGGTAGCAGGAAAAGTGCAGGAAATTTGCAATCGTTTATCGATTCCATACATTTTTAAGGCCAGTTACCGCAAGGCCAATCGAAGCAAGGCTGATTCATTTACCGGAATTGGTGATGAGCCTAGTTTGCAAATTCTGTCAGGCATTCGATCCAAGTTTGGATTACCTGTAGTAACCGACATCCATACAGCCGAAGAAGCAGGTCTAGCCGCAGCACATGTTGACATTTTACAGATTCCAGCATTTTTATGCAGACAAACCGATTTGCTCTTAGCAGCAGGAGAAACAGGGAAATGGGTAAACATTAAAAAAGGACAGTTTTTGGCACCGGAAAGCATGCATTTTGCTGCAGAAAAGGTTCTTTCAACCGGAAACAAAAACGTAATGTTAACGGAACGTGGAACTACCTTTGGATATGGCGATTTAGTAGTTGATTTTAGAGGAATCCCCAAAATGCAGGAAACCGGATTTCCGGTCGTATTGGATGTAACCCATAGTTTGCAGCAACCTAATCAGGGAAGCGGTGTTACGGGAGGACTACCCCATTTAATTGAAACGATTGCTAAAGCGGGAGTAGCCGTTGGTTGTGATGGGTTGTTTATGGAAACCCACCCGGAGCCTTCCAAAGCCTTAAGCGATGGAGCCAATATGCTCGCATTGAATAAACTGGAAGGACTTTTAGAAAAACTTTTGAAAATTCGTAAATCTATACAGGAATGAAAAAGATTTTAGGAGTAGTGATTGGCCTACTGATTACCCATTTTACTTATAGTCAGCCAGGAACTTGGGTGAGATCATTGGCCTTAACCCAATATAATTATCCTGCTTCAGTTTGGGAATTAAATGGCAATAAATACATGGTTTGCGGAACCTGTGGAAGCGATCTCCAAAAGTCGTCACATTGCTTTATGGTAGTTGATAGTTTAGGCCATATTATTCAATCGGATCTTTTTGGAGGCCAAGATTACATTGAATACAATAAAAGTACCTACCTGGATAAATCAGATAGTTCATACTTAGTTATTGGATTAACAGATAAAGGACTTCAATTTGATTATGACCTACAAGTAACTAAATATTCCAAGCAAATGCAACGCTTGTGGTCTATTCAACTCGGACATTCGGCCTGGGATTCTGGTTTGTTTATAGAAGGTGTTGGTGATGGTTACATACTTGCTGGATATTTAGGCGATACACTTACCAATAACACCAATGCCTATTTGGCCAAGATTGACTTAACAGGAAATTTAATTTGGGAAAGAGAATTGGATTGGGGTAAAAATGAAGAATGGAAATGTGTTAAAAAACTAAGCGATGGCAGCCTAATGGCTATTGGCAAAAAGGAATACCAAAATGGAAGATATGCCGAATTGCTAGGAAAATTCACCTTAACAGGCGATACCCTTTGGACGGATACTTTCATGATCAAGTCAAATACTTTTGGAACCTATTTAGAAGAAATTTCAGACAATCAATTATTGGTAACTGCCAATGCCGAAATACCTACCGATACCGGTATCAAATACTATTCCCTAATTCAAAAATTTGACATGAACGGAAACATGATTTGGCATTGGGAATATGACAATTTTACGGCCAACATGGTAAAGGAAATGGCAGATGGATATTTAATTTCAGTAGGAGGTA encodes the following:
- the kdsA gene encoding 3-deoxy-8-phosphooctulonate synthase, with the protein product MQLDNSILKSLPGITHTDSGSFFLMAGPCVVESQALCEEVAGKVQEICNRLSIPYIFKASYRKANRSKADSFTGIGDEPSLQILSGIRSKFGLPVVTDIHTAEEAGLAAAHVDILQIPAFLCRQTDLLLAAGETGKWVNIKKGQFLAPESMHFAAEKVLSTGNKNVMLTERGTTFGYGDLVVDFRGIPKMQETGFPVVLDVTHSLQQPNQGSGVTGGLPHLIETIAKAGVAVGCDGLFMETHPEPSKALSDGANMLALNKLEGLLEKLLKIRKSIQE
- a CDS encoding T9SS type A sorting domain-containing protein, with the translated sequence MKKILGVVIGLLITHFTYSQPGTWVRSLALTQYNYPASVWELNGNKYMVCGTCGSDLQKSSHCFMVVDSLGHIIQSDLFGGQDYIEYNKSTYLDKSDSSYLVIGLTDKGLQFDYDLQVTKYSKQMQRLWSIQLGHSAWDSGLFIEGVGDGYILAGYLGDTLTNNTNAYLAKIDLTGNLIWERELDWGKNEEWKCVKKLSDGSLMAIGKKEYQNGRYAELLGKFTLTGDTLWTDTFMIKSNTFGTYLEEISDNQLLVTANAEIPTDTGIKYYSLIQKFDMNGNMIWHWEYDNFTANMVKEMADGYLISVGGNLSNLDFFEFESLTFRMYSNGWFSNTGTVGKEGWQEAIYMQTIKNGNGLIVLANNTRENPELHNMLLYKTDSIGAFIELNDSAFISIGKDPDLADKYEIFPNPSQGKILIRSTSNANTSYTLIDQLGKIFFQGNFDKKEIIDLENLENGIYSIQLQTEGKSFSRRIVKTD